gtgatTCTGCTGAGCTACCTGAAGAATATTTTCTGGTATCTTTCGCTCCATGGGACACATACGTTGATAATGTCCACCGAGGTGTGTATGCGTCATTTTAGTTATTCCCGATCACAGGAGACAACATTTCTAATGATTCCTTCCTTCCTTACCCCAATATTCCCATTTGTCCTCATTCTGCTGCTCAACAGTTTAACCATCAGACACGTCTTCGTGGCCAGCCGAGTCCGGAGGAATCTCCATGGTTCGCGCGATGGCGAGACTCCCGCGGACCCGGAGATGAAAAACCGTAGGCAATCTCTTctgttactgctggtgatgtcgggaaatttcatcctgctgtgggcgctgCTGACGGTGTGTTCCGTATGGGAAAGCCTGTTTTTTAATGTCGGCTCCATTCCCCCGAATTCTCTGCTGGAGCTGGGCTACGCGCTGCAACTGCCGAGCTGCTGCATCAACATGGCCCTTTACGCCGTGGTCCAGGCCAGGTTCAGGGCGCAGCAGAAGGAGGCGGTGAAATCGCCCTTCAGTCTCATGGCAAAGCTTATTCGGCGTTGTCGGGACATCCTTCTTCCTCAGTGACCTGTCTTCCATACCGCCCCAAAATATTCCATTCCTTCACATCCATTGAGGCTCTGAACTGCCGTGGTTAGCTCCTGCCCTTCACCCTCGATACACTGACACGATCGGCGATTTCTCCCCAGTCTGCTTTCAGCATTGCTCCTTCCAGTTTCGTTTCGCCACTAGTTCCCTATAATGTCTCCCACAGTTGTACCAATTGGGTGATTCGCACTTTCTTTGCATGCCAAACCTTGACATCAAAATCTCAATGCGGAGTTGGAACCTGATAGATTTCCATGCGGCCTTAATGGCTGCGCGGAATCCCGCAGTATCGCTCAATCTCTTTCCTCCGGCGAGGGTCCAGTGGCTTCAAGATCTGCTGCCATTAATCGGTGCAGGCGGGTCCCTTGCCAAAGACTGACCGGGAACTCCGCTCTCGACTTTGATCTTTGGAGATCTGTCTGGCTGCCACCGCGAGAACATGTCATTACCTCGCAGTGGAAAAACCACTCATCCCATCGCCGCTCGTTCTTCCCAAGCAGGAATTGCCGTCCCAGAGCGTTTGGGAAATTAATGAAATTCATGGACACTCAGTGCAGTGGAGGTCCAAACTGTCGATCTGGATTGAGTACTTTGGGACTGTGGGGAAGGTGATTGCTGAGGAAAGGGCACCTGATCTtttttgtatttattgagattcGGCACGAAATGTGAGATACTGTCAGATGTATGGCTCGAGCATAAACACGTTCGATTCGTTTGGATACATCAGAGCTTTTCCCCGCTGACCCTCCAGGAACAGCGCATTGCGCTGGAGCATTCCAGCTGAGTTGCTGATTGGATCGTATCCTTTCCGAAACATCGACAAACATCTTTGTTCGGTTTCCGAGAGTCTGTCATGTTTTTCCTTCTCTGTTTGATCATCCGGCGTTCTCCTCATTTCCCGCCAGTCTCTGTTGTGACGGCCTAGGTTACCTGCAACAGTTCAAATGCTAATACATTTATGTTGATAGCTTAATGGGTCActgaaaattgtcccatgattcggGCCACTGGGAACGTGAAACATTCGCCAGTCATGGAAATGGACTGGAATTAAGGCATTTGAGAAGGACACGACCCGGGAGGTTTATCCATAAGACCGAGTTGCAGGAGAGAGCATGGAATTTAATTTGCTCCGGCAATAGAGGGCGGAAAGCAATGGTTGAGGGCAGCGATTCTGCTTGTGAAAAGTGCTGGAGATGTTCTGACgtttgacttggatgaaaataggCATGATTCATTAATGTGCTTGCGGACGACACAAAACGTGATGGCGTTGAGGATGTTGAGGGATCTTGTTGAAAGTCCCAATGGGTTCGAAAGGTGGCCAGTCAAATGACAGGTTTGTCATCCTGCCGCCATCAGTTGGCAGAGAGAAAGGCAATTATCTGAATGTTGTAACCCAAGAACCGGATTTTAATCAGAAGGCTTAAAGAACAGTAGACAGTCAGTTGTTCCTGGGTTTGAGATATAAAGTCATTTTGGATTTATAGAAATGGGCTGATTG
Above is a genomic segment from Hypanus sabinus isolate sHypSab1 unplaced genomic scaffold, sHypSab1.hap1 scaffold_280, whole genome shotgun sequence containing:
- the LOC132388230 gene encoding probable G-protein coupled receptor 139 produces the protein MVTIVSLSRGKCGLSKGVKRYLVDIAAADQLVVLFNLLLGMILMTYMPVELLLWSLRVSMCNIQAALLFANTNCSVWFTVTFTFNRFFSICFQKLKRKYCTGRAAALVLGTVILLSYLKNIFWYLSLHGTHTLIMSTEVCMRHFSYSRSQETTFLMIPSFLTPIFPFVLILLLNSLTIRHVFVASRVRRNLHGSRDGETPADPEMKNRRQSLLLLLVMSGNFILLWALLTVCSVWESLFFNVGSIPPNSLLELGYALQLPSCCINMALYAVVQARFRAQQKEAVKSPFSLMAKLIRRCRDILLPQ